The following coding sequences are from one Triticum aestivum cultivar Chinese Spring chromosome 5A, IWGSC CS RefSeq v2.1, whole genome shotgun sequence window:
- the LOC123107644 gene encoding probable flavin-containing monooxygenase 1 codes for MEHRAKRVAIVGAGTSGLAACKLLLARGFRPVVFEAGESVGGLWTRTLASTRLQSPTAAYRYSDFPWPDSAGAFPRHDQVVDYLAAYARRFGVDGCVRFRSRVVAAEYVGAEPEGAADGWERWNGNGEAFGNGSGAWRLTVGHRGAGEQEPETQEVHEFDFLILCIGSFSGVPNIPAAFPGPEAFRGRVLHSMELSDMADADAAALVKGKRVAVVGSGKSAFEIAADCAEANGAATPCTMVCRNPQWLLHRAEVWGGVSIGYLYMNRFAELMVPRPGAGAASRLLAALLAPLAWAISAATGAYYRRAIPMREHGMEPGHGFARCVSSCLISMLPDGFYYKVKEGSVVFARSRSFGFCHDGLVLDGAGAEKRVVPADVVVLATGFRGDEKLKNMFASPRVKDIIAGSSNSDTAVPLYRESVHPRIPQMAVVGHAEGLNNMYASEMTAKWVARLLDGAFRLPGVRRMEESCAEWGRYYARRSGGGGEGQRPWRPCLGAVNVWYNDELCRDMGCDPRRKRVKGQGLLAEWFQPYGAVDYADIQ; via the coding sequence ATGGAGCACAGGGCGAAGCGGGTGGCGATCGTCGGCGCCGGCACGAGCGGGCTGGCGGCGTGCAAGCTCCTGCTGGCGCGCGGGTTCCGGCCGGTGGTGTTCGAGGCCGGGGAGTCCGTGGGCGGGCTGTGGACGCGCACGCTCGCCTCCACCAGGCTCCAGTCGCCCACCGCCGCCTACCGCTACTCGGACTTCCCCTGGCCGGACTCCGCGGGCGCGTTCCCCCGCCACGACCAGGTCGTCGACTACCTCGCCGCCTACGCGCGCCGCTTCGGCGTCGACGGCTGCGTCAGATTCCGGAGCCGGGTCGTCGCCGCGGAGTACGTCGGTGCGGAGCCGGAGGGCGCGGCGGACGGGTGGGAGAGGTGGAACGGCAACGGCGAGGCCTTCGGCAACGGCTCGGGCGCGTGGCGCCTCACCGTGGGCCACCGCGGCGCCGGCGAGCAGGAGCCGGAGACGCAGGAGGTGCACGAGTTCGACTTCCTGATACTCTGCATCGGCAGCTTCAGCGGCGTGCCCAACATCCCGGCGGCGTTCCCAGGCCCGGAGGCGTTCCGCGGGCGGGTGCTCCACTCCATGGAGCTCTCCGACATGgccgacgcggacgccgccgcgctGGTCAAGGGGAAGCGCGTCGCCGTCGTGGGGTCCGGCAAGTCGGCCTTCGAGATCGCCGCCGACTGCGCAGAGGCCAACGGTGCGGCGACGCCGTGCACGATGGTGTGCCGGAACCCTCAGTGGCTGCTGCACCGCGCGGAAGTGTGGGGCGGGGTCAGCATCGGGTACCTCTACATGAACCGCTTCGCCGAGCTCATGGTCCCCCgtcccggcgccggcgccgcctcccgcCTCCTCGCCGCGCTGCTGGCGCCGCTCGCGTGGGCGATatcggcggcgacgggggcgtaCTACCGGAGGGCGATCCCGATGCGGGAGCACGGCATGGAGCCCGGGCACGGGTTCGCGCGGTGCGTGTCGTCGTGCCTCATCTCCATGCTCCCCGACGGGTTCTACTACAAGGTGAAGGAAGGCAGCGTCGTCTTCGCGAGGTCCAGGTCCTTCGGCTTCTGCCACGACGGCCTGGTGCTCGACGGCGCCGGCGCCGAGAAGCGCGTCGTGCCGGCCGACGTGGTGGTCCTGGCCACGGGCTTCCGCGGCGACGAGAAGCTGAAAAACATGTTCGCGTCGCCACGGGTGAAGGACATCATCGCCGGATCGTCGAACTCGGACACGGCCGTGCCGCTGTACCGGGAGTCCGTGCACCCGCGGATCCCGCAGATGGCGGTGGTGGGGCACGCGGAGGGGCTGAACAACATGTACGCGAGCGAGATGACGGCCAAGTGGGTGGCGCGGCTGCTGGACGGCGCGTTCCGGCTGCCGGGCGTGCGGCGGATGGAGGAGAGCTGCGCGGAGTGGGGCCGGTACTACGCgcggaggagcggcggcggcggtgaggggcaGCGCCCGTGGAGGCCGTGCCTCGGCGCCGTCAACGTGTGGTACAACGACGAGCTGTGCCGCGACATGGGGtgcgacccgaggaggaagagggtGAAGGGGCAGGGGCTCCTCGCCGAGTGGTTCCAGCCGTACGGCGCCGTCGATTACGCCGACATCCAGTGA
- the LOC123104720 gene encoding serine/threonine-protein kinase WNK4, which translates to MAAGDHPHSISEKKAALRESPKQSKNDVNQQARASTFPKDKVAGTVGIKRPQPNAPLSLTNQHAPGNPGANGHLVYVRRKLETDQSKGGASAGAESANSVSSKKPATGGPQEQSLKLQNSATHAQSAPVSASPAAAAATTNVSHTPSAPVFASPAAAAATTSASHTPSAPVSAPPAAAAAATAPALHPASLPAHLSLAKQSPGVVAATAPALHPPTLPAHLSLAKQSPGKATVHPSVVVTASPPHRSVVSTAMPQNFTAANTSLCNVVATSTAPRDAVATATTCNPTDSQRSGDQDWKARFLRLQAFLRNNEQSGQEEYIRMLQSLSSVGRSKHAIELEKRAVNLLIEEGKELQKMKALNVLGKLPPAEHPSLPTQPTFGMRLPFQPFPARR; encoded by the exons ATGGCTGCTGGTGACCACCCACACTCAATATCAGAGAAAAAGGCAGCACTGAGGGAGTCACCTAAGCAATCCAAGAATGATGTTAATCAGCAAGCCAGAGCTTCTACATTTCCTAAAGACAAAGTTGCTGGGACTGTTGGTATCAAGAGGCCGCAACCTAATGCCCCCCTGAGCCTGACCAACCAGCACGCACCAGGAAATCCCGGGGCAAATGGCCATCTCGTGTATGTGCGCAGGAAGCTTGAAACAGACCAAAGCAAAGGAGGCGCTTCTGCTGGTGCAGAGAGTGCCAATTCTGTGAGCTCAAAGAAACCTGCTACTGGTGGACCGCAGGAGCAAAGTTTGAAGCTTCAGAACAGTGCAACTCATGCCCAATCAGCTCCTGTTTCCGCGTCtcctgctgcagctgctgctaccACCAATGTGTCTCATACTCCATCAGCTCCTGTTTTCGCGTCtcctgctgcagctgctgctaccACCAGTGCGTCTCATACTCCATCAGCTCCTGTTTCTGCGCCTcctgctgctgcagctgctgctactGCCCCTGCTTTGCACCCTGCAAGTTTGCCGGCTCACCTTTCTCTCGCGAAACAGTCTCCAGGAGTGGTTGCTGCTACTGCCCCTGCATTGCACCCTCCAACTTTGCCAGCTCACCTTTCTCTTGCGAAACAATCTCCAGGGAAGGCCACTGTCCATCCTAGTGTTGTTGTGACTGCTAGTCCGCCGCACCGCAGTGTTGTGTCTACTGCCATGCCTCAGAACTTTACGGCTGCCAATACATCCCTTTGTAATGTTGTGGCTACTAGTACAGCACCTCGTGATGCTGTGGCTACCGCTACGACATGTAATCCGACCGATTCGCAAAGATCGGGGGATCAAGATTGGAAAGCGAGGTTTCTTCGGCTGCAGGCATTCCTGAGAAATAATGAGCAATCAGGACAGGAAGAATACATCCGCA TGCTCCAGTCTTTGTCATCTGTTGGCCGGAGCAAGCATGCCATTGAGCTCGAGAAACGAGCAGTCAATCTCTTAATCGAAGAAG GGAAGGAGCTGCAGAAGATGAAAGCTCTGAATGTGCTCGGCAAGCTTCCACCTGCCGAACATCCGTCACTACCAACTCAGCCAACTTTTGGTATGCGTCTGCCGTTCCAGCCATTCCCAGCCCGCCGCTGA